One stretch of Filifactor alocis ATCC 35896 DNA includes these proteins:
- a CDS encoding HAD family hydrolase, with the protein MVNKVAFFDIDGTIYRDSLMVEHFRTLLDFDLMVSEKHATQAYKDWYKRQGDYEDYLDAVSKVYVEELKNLTKTDVEFTGRYVIKKKSDRVYKFTRSMLQKHKKEGHLVIFISGSPDFLVKNMAKKYGADDFKASQYIYEGEKFTGKVVPMWDSTSKNGAIDYFVEKYNIDLENSFAYGDTHGDFAMLKRVGNPVAINPARELLDSIKMDQELSDKATVVIERKDTIYTLQPNQANLIDVEETANNFSFE; encoded by the coding sequence ATGGTAAATAAGGTGGCATTTTTTGATATTGACGGTACAATTTATCGTGATTCGTTGATGGTGGAACATTTCAGAACACTGCTGGATTTTGATTTGATGGTTTCTGAAAAACACGCGACACAGGCATACAAGGATTGGTATAAACGACAAGGAGATTATGAAGACTATTTGGATGCGGTGAGTAAGGTATATGTAGAAGAATTAAAGAACTTGACCAAGACGGATGTGGAATTTACCGGACGATATGTGATTAAGAAAAAATCGGATCGAGTATACAAATTTACGCGTTCTATGTTGCAAAAACATAAAAAAGAAGGACATTTGGTAATTTTTATTTCGGGAAGTCCGGATTTTTTGGTAAAGAATATGGCGAAAAAGTATGGAGCAGACGATTTTAAGGCAAGTCAGTACATCTATGAAGGCGAAAAGTTCACGGGAAAAGTTGTTCCGATGTGGGATTCTACCAGCAAAAACGGTGCAATTGACTATTTTGTAGAGAAGTACAATATTGATTTGGAGAACAGTTTTGCATACGGAGATACTCACGGAGATTTTGCAATGCTGAAACGAGTGGGAAATCCTGTTGCAATCAATCCGGCAAGAGAGTTGCTCGACAGTATCAAGATGGATCAGGAATTGTCCGACAAAGCGACAGTAGTCATTGAGCGCAAGGATACAATCTATACATTACAGCCAAATCAAGCAAATTTGATTGATGTAGAAGAAACAGCAAACAATTTTTCATTTGAATAA
- a CDS encoding pyridoxamine 5'-phosphate oxidase family protein: MRRKDREIVNHEELLKIIRKCVCCNLSLFDEEYPYVVPLSFGVMYEQEKFTLYFHGAKVGKKIDLLKQNSKAGFSMNCSNKVHLGEIPCKSTTEYESICGNGTLTLVEDMQEKQNALSYLMKQYQPEVEHHFSEQMANSVAVLKLDVHEITGKRLML, encoded by the coding sequence ATGAGAAGAAAAGATCGTGAGATAGTAAATCATGAAGAACTGTTAAAAATTATTCGCAAATGTGTTTGTTGTAATCTTTCTTTGTTTGATGAAGAGTATCCGTATGTGGTTCCTCTCAGTTTCGGTGTAATGTATGAACAAGAAAAGTTTACATTATATTTTCATGGTGCAAAAGTGGGAAAAAAGATAGACTTGCTGAAACAAAATTCGAAAGCGGGATTTTCAATGAATTGTTCGAACAAAGTGCATTTGGGTGAAATTCCTTGTAAGTCTACAACGGAATATGAGAGTATCTGCGGAAACGGAACATTGACGCTTGTGGAAGACATGCAAGAGAAACAAAATGCACTTTCCTATCTGATGAAACAATATCAACCGGAAGTGGAACATCATTTTTCCGAACAGATGGCAAATTCTGTTGCGGTGTTGAAATTAGATGTGCATGAGATAACGGGCAAACGGTTAATGTTGTAA
- a CDS encoding DUF1292 domain-containing protein — protein sequence MEKNKNFLTEEENIKINIVTENDEELSCEVVGIYEAGEYEYIALVPDNSDELYLYRYEEGEDGLKLDSIEDLDEMKLAEEVFWDVFGTDEEDFDEKHHHCGCGCGCDHEH from the coding sequence ATGGAGAAAAACAAAAATTTTTTAACAGAAGAAGAAAATATCAAAATCAATATTGTAACAGAAAATGACGAAGAACTCAGCTGTGAGGTTGTTGGTATCTATGAAGCGGGAGAATACGAATATATTGCTCTCGTTCCCGACAATTCAGACGAACTATACCTCTATCGCTACGAAGAAGGAGAAGACGGCCTGAAATTGGACAGCATTGAGGATTTGGATGAAATGAAATTGGCGGAAGAAGTGTTCTGGGATGTGTTTGGAACCGATGAAGAAGACTTTGATGAAAAACATCATCACTGTGGTTGCGGTTGCGGTTGCGACCACGAACACTAA
- a CDS encoding mechanosensitive ion channel family protein, whose amino-acid sequence MEQTTPIEQIEETVETGEELLSWSQKFLNAYGVKIIESLIILTIGIIIAKLFKKLIKKYFAKENNNASAGGILSETTYIFVVFLSIITALANLGVPVNSFITVLGALGVAVGLSMKDSLSNVASGILILMFKPFRVNDLLTLKDGITATVIEIRVMYTILKKTDGCIVFIPNSIISNTEITNYSSTPIRRIEIRVNISYESDYKKAISLLQNLYASNEKILQDPKPVFGVSAFRDSSVEITAMPWVKTEDYWNTYFELMANIKDLFDKNHIVFPYPQHTVHLENDMKPDTENRKQ is encoded by the coding sequence ATGGAACAAACTACACCGATAGAACAGATTGAAGAAACGGTCGAAACCGGAGAAGAATTGCTTTCCTGGTCGCAAAAGTTTTTGAATGCTTACGGAGTCAAAATCATTGAATCTCTTATCATTCTTACGATTGGAATAATCATTGCAAAGCTATTCAAAAAACTCATTAAAAAATATTTTGCAAAAGAGAATAACAACGCATCTGCGGGAGGGATTCTTTCTGAAACAACCTATATTTTTGTGGTATTTCTATCCATCATCACCGCACTCGCAAACCTCGGAGTTCCTGTTAATTCCTTTATTACCGTATTGGGTGCATTGGGAGTTGCAGTCGGTCTTTCGATGAAAGACAGTTTATCAAATGTGGCATCCGGAATTTTAATCTTGATGTTCAAACCGTTTCGAGTAAATGACCTGTTGACATTAAAAGACGGTATCACGGCAACCGTCATTGAAATCAGAGTCATGTATACCATACTCAAAAAAACGGACGGTTGCATTGTATTTATTCCAAATTCAATAATTTCCAATACAGAAATAACGAATTACTCTTCCACACCGATTCGACGAATTGAAATTCGTGTCAATATCAGCTATGAAAGTGACTATAAAAAAGCAATTTCTCTCCTTCAAAACTTGTATGCTTCCAACGAAAAAATCTTGCAAGATCCCAAACCGGTATTCGGTGTTTCCGCATTTCGCGACAGCTCTGTTGAAATCACAGCCATGCCTTGGGTAAAAACAGAAGACTATTGGAACACATACTTTGAATTGATGGCAAACATCAAAGACTTGTTCGACAAAAATCATATTGTCTTCCCTTATCCGCAACATACCGTTCATCTGGAAAATGATATGAAACCAGATACGGAAAACCGAAAACAATAA
- the rpsD gene encoding 30S ribosomal protein S4 — translation MARPRGPRFKVARRFGVNVCAHPKALKRGATQVRKQSDYGKQLNEKQKLKAYYDMQEKQFANWVEAAMSAKGNAGENLVQRLECRLDNLVYRLGFGSTLRQARQMVVHHHILVNGKRVDRPSYEVKVGDVISLRERSQSIDTFKNNFKESLCNLSYLQKDENNLSGKLVALPSREEVPIEVTDSLIIEYYSK, via the coding sequence TTGGCAAGACCAAGAGGACCACGTTTCAAAGTGGCAAGAAGATTCGGGGTAAATGTTTGTGCTCACCCGAAAGCACTAAAAAGAGGCGCTACACAGGTTCGTAAGCAATCAGATTACGGTAAGCAATTAAATGAAAAACAAAAATTAAAAGCTTATTACGATATGCAAGAAAAACAATTTGCAAACTGGGTAGAAGCTGCGATGTCTGCAAAGGGTAATGCAGGAGAAAATTTGGTTCAACGATTGGAATGTCGTTTAGACAACCTTGTTTACCGTCTGGGATTTGGATCTACACTTCGTCAGGCAAGACAAATGGTAGTTCATCACCATATCTTAGTAAACGGAAAAAGAGTAGACAGACCTTCTTATGAAGTAAAAGTCGGAGATGTGATCAGCTTGAGAGAAAGATCTCAAAGTATCGATACATTCAAAAACAACTTCAAAGAATCACTATGCAACTTAAGCTATCTTCAAAAAGATGAAAACAACTTGAGCGGAAAACTTGTTGCTCTTCCTTCAAGAGAAGAAGTTCCAATCGAAGTTACAGACTCTCTTATCATCGAGTACTACTCTAAATAA
- a CDS encoding tetratricopeptide repeat protein, producing the protein MFSSTREVLPSLKVVYVLLIVFFVAVLFRNYFNKLKTKEDYLKRASNLGKHWKQYDRAAAILKKGLDTLTLTEEEQDVFNFQIGMQYYYKRDYKEAVEYFEKMERYFKKARIPFDNGYLSMIVSYYNIGKTEKAKSLYRILKKQQKLDPRYGDLDMLEKRLFD; encoded by the coding sequence ATGTTTTCATCAACAAGAGAAGTATTACCTTCCTTAAAGGTAGTCTATGTATTACTAATTGTATTTTTTGTCGCAGTGCTTTTTCGAAATTATTTCAATAAATTGAAGACAAAAGAAGATTATTTGAAACGGGCATCGAATTTAGGGAAACATTGGAAACAATATGACCGTGCCGCCGCAATCTTGAAAAAAGGATTGGATACCCTTACTTTGACAGAAGAAGAACAGGATGTGTTCAATTTCCAAATTGGAATGCAATACTACTACAAAAGAGATTACAAAGAAGCAGTTGAGTATTTTGAAAAAATGGAACGATATTTTAAGAAAGCAAGAATTCCGTTTGACAACGGATATCTTTCTATGATTGTAAGCTATTATAATATCGGAAAAACGGAAAAAGCGAAAAGCCTATATCGTATCTTGAAAAAACAACAAAAATTAGATCCTCGATACGGCGATTTGGATATGTTGGAAAAAAGATTGTTTGACTAA
- a CDS encoding transketolase translates to MNSYQELANHAKNIRRNIVKMVTAANSGHPGGSLSGVEILTSLYFGEMNFGKDNFKAPNRDRFVLSKGHASPLIYAALCEKGLIPEEELATFRKINSKLQGHPNMNYVDGVEMSTGSLGQGLSAGVGMALSAKIHKQDYRVFVLTGDGEIEEGQIWEAAMSAAQFKLDNLVAIVDNNNLQIDGELEEVMSPYPIAEKFQAFGWHVIEVNGHDYDELFAAYKEAKTISGKPTCIVAKTIKGKGVSYMENQCGWHGSAPNAEQCELALKELEA, encoded by the coding sequence ATGAACTCATATCAAGAATTGGCGAATCATGCAAAAAATATCCGAAGAAACATTGTAAAGATGGTTACTGCCGCAAACTCCGGTCATCCTGGCGGTTCCCTTTCCGGTGTTGAAATTTTGACTTCTCTTTATTTTGGAGAAATGAATTTTGGAAAAGACAACTTCAAGGCCCCTAATCGAGATCGTTTCGTTCTTTCAAAAGGACACGCTTCTCCGTTGATTTATGCAGCTTTGTGCGAAAAAGGTCTGATTCCTGAAGAAGAACTTGCAACTTTCCGAAAAATCAATTCAAAATTACAAGGTCATCCGAATATGAACTATGTGGACGGCGTGGAAATGTCCACCGGTTCTTTGGGTCAAGGCTTATCTGCGGGTGTCGGCATGGCATTGTCTGCAAAAATACACAAACAGGACTATCGAGTCTTTGTATTAACAGGAGACGGAGAGATTGAAGAAGGCCAAATTTGGGAGGCGGCAATGAGTGCTGCTCAATTCAAATTAGACAATTTGGTTGCTATCGTAGACAACAACAACCTTCAAATTGACGGCGAATTGGAAGAAGTTATGAGTCCATATCCGATTGCAGAGAAATTCCAAGCATTCGGATGGCATGTTATAGAAGTAAACGGACATGATTATGATGAATTGTTTGCTGCTTACAAAGAGGCAAAAACAATTTCCGGCAAACCTACCTGTATTGTCGCAAAAACAATCAAAGGAAAAGGTGTTTCTTATATGGAAAATCAATGTGGATGGCACGGTTCAGCTCCAAACGCGGAACAATGTGAACTTGCACTGAAAGAATTGGAGGCATAA
- a CDS encoding transketolase family protein: MKRATRDAYGTALAKIIQENKNIVVLDADLSKSTKSAEAKKVAPDRHFNIGIAEANMMGIAAGLATCGNTVFASTFAMFATGRAYDQIRNSICYPNLNVKVCATHSGLTVGEDGASHQTVEDLALMRVIPNMKVFCPCDGVETEHIIRAVAELDGPCYVRLGRPSVEDIFDETYQFEIGKGVTLKEGNDVTLVCTGFETGQALQAAEELEKDNIHARVIHIHTIKPIDQEILVKAAKETGLIITCEEHSIYGGLGSAVSEVVSEQYPCKVVKVGIQDTFGESGKPMELIEKYGLSAQHIVTVVKEQLSK, encoded by the coding sequence ATGAAACGAGCAACGAGAGATGCATACGGAACTGCATTGGCAAAAATCATTCAAGAAAATAAAAATATTGTTGTACTGGACGCAGACTTATCCAAATCGACAAAATCTGCGGAAGCAAAGAAAGTAGCTCCTGACAGACATTTCAATATTGGAATCGCGGAAGCAAATATGATGGGAATCGCTGCCGGACTTGCAACTTGCGGAAATACTGTTTTTGCAAGCACTTTCGCTATGTTTGCGACAGGTCGTGCCTATGACCAAATCCGAAATTCTATCTGCTATCCGAATCTAAATGTAAAAGTTTGTGCCACTCACTCCGGATTGACTGTCGGAGAAGATGGCGCATCTCATCAAACTGTAGAAGACTTAGCTTTGATGAGAGTGATTCCGAATATGAAGGTATTTTGTCCATGCGACGGAGTTGAAACGGAACATATCATTCGTGCTGTCGCTGAATTGGATGGTCCTTGTTATGTAAGATTAGGTCGCCCTTCAGTAGAAGACATCTTTGATGAAACTTATCAATTTGAAATTGGAAAAGGTGTTACCTTAAAAGAGGGAAATGATGTTACCTTGGTATGTACAGGATTTGAAACAGGACAAGCACTACAAGCTGCTGAAGAATTAGAAAAAGATAACATTCACGCGAGGGTCATTCATATCCATACCATCAAACCAATCGATCAAGAAATTTTAGTCAAAGCAGCGAAAGAAACAGGACTAATCATCACTTGCGAAGAACACAGTATCTATGGAGGACTTGGTTCAGCAGTTTCAGAAGTGGTAAGTGAACAATATCCTTGCAAAGTGGTAAAAGTAGGAATTCAAGATACGTTCGGAGAAAGCGGAAAACCGATGGAACTTATTGAAAAATACGGTCTATCAGCTCAACATATTGTAACTGTCGTCAAAGAACAACTTTCAAAATAA
- the nhaC gene encoding Na+/H+ antiporter NhaC: MKVSEEKREVRKATLGEALLSFGLLAVIMAIAIIKYGVDPHVPMFCGVIVATLISLKIGYTYSELEQAMIDGITKAMQSALILMVIGILIGVWMVAGVVPSMIYYGLNILSPKIFLPATMIICSITSLATGTSWGTAGTMGIALIGIAQGLGIPAGITAGAALSGGYFGDKMSPLSDTTNLAPAMAGTDVFTHVKYMLKATGVSYLIAMVVFVTVGLKFGGGDAELQGIINLQTAIKSQFNVSPILMLPPVIVIATIAKKMPAIPGITLGVLIAAVMGPIFQGGSCDLGAIFDCGMNGYVATVENLPADVAALFTPDELDAFLSLLSKGGIMSMMFSVSMTIIAMMFGGVVEMTGQMEIIVKQILKLVRTDAGLVVLTEITCIFSNMAMPEQYISIVVPGRMYAQTYQDRGLHPKCLSNALESAGTVSGAFIPWHTCGVFMSTTLGVPIWGAGGYAPWLVFNYVQIVVTAVFAYLGITVTKMTDEEKKILAETGHVS, encoded by the coding sequence ATGAAAGTGTCTGAAGAAAAAAGAGAAGTAAGAAAGGCGACGCTCGGCGAGGCGTTGTTGTCATTCGGTCTGTTGGCCGTGATTATGGCGATTGCAATTATCAAATATGGAGTTGACCCACACGTACCGATGTTCTGCGGAGTTATCGTTGCAACATTGATATCATTAAAAATCGGTTATACTTACAGCGAATTGGAACAAGCTATGATTGACGGGATTACAAAAGCGATGCAATCTGCTTTGATCCTAATGGTTATCGGGATTCTAATCGGAGTATGGATGGTGGCAGGGGTTGTTCCTTCTATGATTTATTACGGTTTGAACATCCTATCACCAAAAATCTTCTTACCTGCTACAATGATTATCTGTTCTATTACATCTTTGGCAACAGGTACATCTTGGGGAACAGCGGGAACAATGGGGATTGCATTGATCGGGATTGCACAAGGACTTGGAATTCCTGCAGGAATCACAGCAGGGGCTGCATTGTCGGGAGGATACTTTGGAGATAAAATGTCACCTTTATCCGATACAACAAACTTAGCACCTGCTATGGCGGGAACAGACGTATTTACTCACGTAAAATATATGTTGAAAGCGACAGGTGTAAGTTACCTTATCGCAATGGTAGTATTCGTTACAGTCGGTTTGAAATTCGGTGGGGGAGATGCAGAGTTACAAGGAATTATCAACTTGCAAACAGCAATTAAGAGTCAATTTAACGTAAGTCCGATTCTTATGCTACCTCCTGTAATCGTTATTGCAACAATTGCTAAGAAAATGCCTGCTATTCCGGGAATTACACTTGGGGTATTGATTGCAGCGGTAATGGGACCTATCTTCCAAGGAGGAAGTTGTGATTTGGGAGCAATTTTCGATTGTGGTATGAACGGTTATGTAGCAACAGTAGAAAACTTACCTGCTGATGTAGCGGCATTATTTACACCTGATGAATTGGATGCATTCTTGAGCTTGCTTTCAAAAGGTGGAATTATGAGTATGATGTTCTCCGTATCTATGACAATCATCGCTATGATGTTCGGTGGGGTTGTAGAAATGACAGGACAAATGGAAATCATCGTAAAACAAATCTTGAAACTTGTAAGAACGGATGCAGGATTGGTTGTATTGACAGAAATCACATGTATCTTCAGTAACATGGCTATGCCTGAACAATATATCTCAATCGTTGTACCAGGTCGTATGTATGCACAAACATATCAAGATCGCGGTCTTCACCCTAAATGTTTATCAAATGCATTGGAATCTGCCGGAACAGTATCCGGAGCATTTATTCCATGGCATACATGTGGGGTGTTCATGAGTACCACACTTGGAGTTCCGATTTGGGGAGCAGGCGGATATGCACCATGGTTAGTATTTAACTATGTACAAATTGTTGTGACTGCAGTATTTGCGTACTTGGGAATCACAGTTACAAAGATGACAGACGAAGAAAAGAAAATCTTGGCAGAAACAGGACACGTTTCTTAA
- the nhaC gene encoding Na+/H+ antiporter NhaC: MSEEKREVRKATLGEALLSFGLLAVIMAIAIIKYGVDPHVPMFCGVIVATLISLKIGYTYSELEQAMIDGITKAMQSALILMVIGILIGVWMVAGVVPSMIYYGLNILSPKIFLPATMIICSITSLATGTSWGTAGTMGIALIGIAQGLGIPAGITAGAALSGAYFGDKMSPLSDTTNLAPAMAGTDVFTHVKYMLKATAVSYLIAMVVFVTVGLKFGGGDAQLQGIANLQTAIKSQFNVSPILMLPPVIVIATIAKKMPAIPGITLGVLIAAVMGPIFQGSSCDLGAIFDCGMNGYVATVENLPADVAALFTPDELDAFLSLLSKGGIMSMMFSVSMTIIAMMFGGVVEMTGQMEIIVKQILKLVRTDAGLVVLTEITCIFSNMTMPEQYISIVVPGRMYAQTYQDRGLHPKCLSNALESAGTVSGAFIPWHTCGVFMSTTLGVPIWGAGGYAPWLVFNYVQIVVTAVFAYLGITVTKMTDEEKKILAETGHVS, translated from the coding sequence ATGTCTGAAGAAAAAAGAGAAGTAAGAAAGGCGACGCTCGGCGAGGCGTTGTTGTCATTCGGTCTGTTGGCCGTGATTATGGCGATTGCAATTATCAAATATGGAGTTGACCCACACGTACCGATGTTCTGCGGAGTTATCGTTGCAACATTGATATCATTAAAAATCGGTTATACTTACAGCGAATTGGAACAAGCTATGATTGACGGGATTACAAAAGCGATGCAATCTGCTTTGATCCTAATGGTTATCGGGATTCTAATCGGAGTATGGATGGTGGCAGGGGTTGTTCCTTCTATGATTTATTACGGTTTGAACATCCTATCACCAAAAATCTTCTTACCTGCTACAATGATTATCTGTTCTATTACATCTTTGGCAACAGGTACATCTTGGGGAACAGCGGGAACAATGGGGATTGCATTGATCGGGATTGCACAAGGACTTGGAATTCCTGCAGGAATCACAGCAGGGGCTGCATTGTCGGGAGCATACTTTGGAGATAAAATGTCACCTTTATCCGATACAACAAACTTAGCACCTGCTATGGCGGGAACAGACGTATTTACTCACGTAAAATATATGTTGAAAGCGACAGCTGTAAGTTACCTTATCGCAATGGTAGTATTCGTTACAGTCGGTTTGAAATTCGGTGGAGGAGATGCACAATTACAAGGGATTGCAAACTTACAAACAGCAATTAAGAGTCAATTTAACGTAAGTCCGATTCTTATGCTACCTCCTGTAATCGTTATTGCAACAATTGCTAAGAAAATGCCTGCTATTCCGGGAATTACACTTGGGGTATTGATTGCAGCGGTAATGGGACCTATCTTCCAAGGAAGCAGCTGTGATTTGGGAGCAATTTTCGATTGTGGTATGAACGGTTATGTAGCAACAGTAGAAAACTTACCTGCTGATGTAGCGGCATTATTTACACCTGATGAATTGGATGCATTCTTGAGCTTGCTTTCAAAAGGTGGAATTATGAGTATGATGTTCTCCGTATCTATGACAATCATCGCTATGATGTTCGGTGGGGTTGTAGAAATGACAGGACAAATGGAAATCATCGTAAAACAAATCTTGAAACTTGTAAGAACGGATGCAGGATTGGTTGTATTGACAGAAATCACATGTATCTTCAGTAACATGACTATGCCTGAACAATATATCTCAATCGTTGTACCGGGTCGTATGTATGCACAAACATATCAAGATCGCGGTCTTCACCCTAAATGTTTATCAAATGCATTGGAATCTGCCGGAACAGTATCCGGAGCATTTATTCCATGGCATACATGTGGGGTATTCATGAGTACCACACTTGGAGTTCCGATTTGGGGAGCAGGCGGATATGCACCATGGTTAGTGTTTAACTATGTACAAATTGTTGTGACTGCAGTATTTGCGTACTTGGGAATCACAGTTACAAAGATGACAGACGAAGAAAAGAAAATCTTGGCAGAAACAGGACACGTTTCTTAA